Below is a window of Chloroflexi bacterium ADurb.Bin180 DNA.
TCCCGGCCAACGGCGCAGGAGTCACTTGAGACAAGGTTAGAATTCACTCCTCATCTGGCAGGGCGCAGCCATGCCCTACGAATCCTCACCGCAGGCGGACGTGCGCTGCAGGCAGTCCTGAACGTACTCGCGCATTTCGGGGCCCAGCTCGTCGTCCGCAAGGGCGAACTCGATACAGGCACGGAAGTAGCCATCAAAGTTGCCAATGTCGTGATGGCGCTGGCCCTGTTTGAGGCAAACCGCCCGCACCCTTTCGCCCTGACGAAGCAGCATGCGCAGCGCATCGACCAACTGCAGTTCGCCGCTGCGGGCCGGGCGAGTGCAGCGGATGGCCTCGAAGATGGCCGGGCCAAAAACGTAGCGCGCGGCGATGGTCCAGTCACGTTTGGTGTCAGAAGCCCGCTGTTTGTCGACGATCTGCGCCACCTCGAAGGCGCCGCCGGTCACGCTCTCGCTGTCTGCTGGCACCACCAGACTATGGTGTCGCGAGCGATCCCGAGTATTGGGCTCTACCGCAATGACGGCGGCTATGCCGCCCTTCTGGTGTTCGGTGATCATGCTGCGCAATAGCGCGCCCATATCTGACTCGCAGATGATCGAGTCGCCCAGTGCCGCCACAAAGGCGCTGCCGCCGACCCAATCCTCGGCCAGACTCAATGCGTCGGCGACACCCTGGGGTCCGCCCTGCCTGATGTAGGTGAGATGCAGGCCCGATTCCAGGTAGGCCAGCTCTGCCAGCAGGCCGTCGCTGCGTTTGTCTTGCAGATAGCGGACCAGTTCGGGGTCGTGGTCAAAGTGCTCTTGGATCAGGGCCTTTTTGCGCCCCGTGACAAAGCAGATGTTCTCCAGGCCCGCAGCGCGCATTTCCTCCACCACATACTGCACCATCGGGCGCCGACCGACAGGCAGGAGCTCCTTAGGCAGCGCCTTGGTTGCAGGCAACAGTCTGGTGCCGAGTCCACCAACAGGGATGATTGCCTTACGAATCTGCTCAGCTTTTACCATTCGCCTTCCTTTCGCGCTGCGGTCACTGAACCGCGCCAGCCAATTCTAGCCGTCCGGCCCGACGGCGGCAAATGCCGGGCTAGGGCCTCTTCCGGAGGACAAGCGGCAGGTGCAGCCTGGCCGCGGGCGTGGCGGTGGGCGTGGGAATCGCCCCGAGAGCCGCAGCCACGTCCAGTTTGCCACTACCCCACCGCTCGTTCGGCACGACGCCGGTCTGCAGATCCGCTCGCGCCGAATTACGCAGCCACTCGCCGACTGCCTCTGGTCGCAAGTAGGGGTAGGCCTGTCGCACCAGGGCCACTGCTCCCGCGACGTGGGCGGCGGCAGCACTCGTGCCGCCAAACCAACGGTACTGACCGAAGGAACCGCCTTCCACGGAGCGTGACGAAGCAGTGGCGACGTCGGCGAAATGGCCGGGCGCGGCCAGAGCGA
It encodes the following:
- the gtaB_2 gene encoding UTP--glucose-1-phosphate uridylyltransferase; this translates as MVKAEQIRKAIIPVGGLGTRLLPATKALPKELLPVGRRPMVQYVVEEMRAAGLENICFVTGRKKALIQEHFDHDPELVRYLQDKRSDGLLAELAYLESGLHLTYIRQGGPQGVADALSLAEDWVGGSAFVAALGDSIICESDMGALLRSMITEHQKGGIAAVIAVEPNTRDRSRHHSLVVPADSESVTGGAFEVAQIVDKQRASDTKRDWTIAARYVFGPAIFEAIRCTRPARSGELQLVDALRMLLRQGERVRAVCLKQGQRHHDIGNFDGYFRACIEFALADDELGPEMREYVQDCLQRTSACGEDS